In Helicoverpa armigera isolate CAAS_96S chromosome 22, ASM3070526v1, whole genome shotgun sequence, the genomic stretch TATGCACATATCTATAGACAATCTCCAAGCATAGCGTTTCTTTTCGGAGCtacaggattgttcgaaagagttaccgcggccctggtacataaaggaacAAAGATAGGTCTCTAAAAGCCTGACACCTCCTCTACCTTCCACCCACAGCCATCTTATGATTTCCCAACTCAAAGCAAAAGTTTTTGTAAGCGCATAGCGAGTTGCTTGCTTCAGatcaaaaattttctttaagaCTAAAAACTAAGCtataatatacaaataattttatgttatttttgaagTCAGTGTAACACATGATACTTTGCTCTCGTATTAGGTATATTAGGTTACCTGCcccgttggtctagctgtcgcaagtgcggctggtgagcacgaggtctcgggttcgattcccgagtcgggccgaaatcgctttgtgggttttaaaagactttcacaaagcagcccggaagctggaagctggtgattgatacacccgtgcataggagagcacgtaaatgtcggtcctgcgcctgatctctctccggtcgtgtcggattaccgtcccgtcggactatgagagttaaggaataatgagtgcacctgtgtctgcgcaaatgctcgtgcactataatattttcCTGCGTAGATGGCTAAtatccttatatgagaacagccgccgtagccgataatcggctaggaggacatcatcatcatcatattaggTACCGGTAAGAAACATACAATAAACTGATAATATACTTTCCTAACAAACCTTCTAGagatttcttttaaaacaagaaattaaatTGTACCTAACATATCTATGTTGCACCCAATATCAGCATTAAACTGATATGAACGTTCTGATAAAACATTAaagatttgataaaatataagaGTTCATTTTTACAAAGTGCAGGAGACGCCCCTTTATGATAAGTTTCACACTTTGATCGAGTTCCTCGCTTATATTAAAACacactgtatgtttgtttgcttttaagtagtttgggaaatcatcaaattaccccttCCCCTGTGGGTGCACCgagaaggagtgtcagactcttactgactaaaacctaccatgttcctttttaagccttttatgtaccagtaactctttcgaataatcccgcagcccaggcgggccttggccctggtgggccccgCTGTAGAAGTGCAGTCCTAAAGTTATACTTTTAAATCACAAGTAAAACTATTAACAAAAGCTAGTATATTTTATTGGCAATATCTTATCTCGACGTGGCGCTAGGTTCTTGACACGTGGAATGTGAATTGAACAGTCATCAATATCATGAGTATTGCTGACCGTTGtatgaagataataattttctGATATCAAAACATAGAACGAAGCAAAAACTGTTACTACATTTCCTCTACTAATTTAATCAACAACAAACTTTCGGGAACTACATTTAAAACTGGTTTCAACCtacttttcagttttataattagTTACCCTAGCTAATAGCAGTCTGACTGGAAATTACCCAATTGGAAAACGCCAACGatgaatttagaattttaataaatcaaagaCAAAATTTAGTTCCAACGTTACAATATGACATACAGCCCCGCCCAATAAAAGGGCAGGACTCCTTCCAAACTAGGTTAGAAAAGGGCTAGGCCGATGACTGGCACAAAATCCACCTGCCTGCCCCCAATAATATAACTGATAAATCCTACACCTAATATCTAAGTATTATCAGTCACAAACGTTAACAACTGATAACAATTTCTTTTGTAGATAAACTTGGAGTAATAATTAATGTACGGCCGTGGAAAATTCCTTTCAGTTATTATCTatacaatttaaagtatttattagttACACGCCTCTTTCTAATTTTTATCATCATCGACCTTTTTGTTGACCCACTGCAGGGCACCAAAGTCGATTCCGATTCCAGACTTTAAAACCCAGTTTTTGTCcgacttatatatttttcctcaGCAACAATTTCTACCTACCAAATGTATTGAGCGTTGTGTGTATGATACTCAGAAGAAAcgaatgataataaaaaaattgctgcAACTGAATCAATAGGTGTAATTTATTTAGCTCGTTTGGTAGTACAAATAATGAAGATGCCCATTGATGCTGCAGGAAATGAATCACGCAAACCTAAATAGTAGATGTGAGACAGAGAAAAAAGTGTAAAgggaaaattaaatatatagaaCAATCTAGTACAAAAATGAATTAGCCACCATATCTGCAAGCCACGTAATGTTGCAACAGATATAAACAAAGATATACTCGTAGATATAGAAACACAAACTGTAGATAGATCGCTTATTAGCAATACGATAACAGGTGTTCTTGACATGGTGACTGtaactgcaataaaattattacattggAAAGGTATATAATGCTTTAAACCAATGTTTGGAATATGAAAGGATACAGTGATGAATTAATACATTAAAGAGAGACACATTTTGTTGTtcagtaaaatattgttaaattaaattaaaattttgtaatgaGCTACtgataaactcttcagcttattTAAGCTGGGCCCTACAGTGTCCATATTATTTCTAGTTGTACATCGtgcaaaaagtttaaataaataaatatatagaatgctaataaagaattcaGTATTGAAATTGACAGTGATATGCTGGATGCCAGAGATGGTTGGTCAGCGTTTATTGTGGTATGAGCGTATAATGAGGAAGGAAAAAACACATTCCACAAATAGTGTAATTATGTAGATGGGTGGAGATCAGGAGGTAGAACAAAGGCAATATGGACGCATTTCTTAAAGGACGATATATATAAGAAGGACTTTAATGTATGTATGACAGGGAAGAGAGAAATGGAAGCATTATGCATCGACACTTTGAACTTTGTTCCAAAGTCTAGCAAACAAATATTCATACCTAtgttatacatatttcaatcaCTCGACCAGcgaaagtaagtaggtaatgtgTAAAGGCTGATGCAGATAAAAGGGACACCGCAGGCGTCTTAAGATTGGGATGCAATAAATCTTATCTTGAACACTGTAAATAGACTGTTATCTTTATCCAAGGGATTACAGAACAACTATAAAACAGACTATCAGACCCCCTTCACGTCTTAGTTTGCGAATCCCAGTCCTCAAACCAGTCAAAAATGGCATTCTTTGGCAAGGAATACAAATTTGAGAAGCAGGAGAACTTTGAGGATTTCGTCAATGCTTTGGGTAAGTTAggggttgtttattttttctgtatatattactggtagtcagaagccaagaAATATTAGAGAAGATATTCCAAGTATCGGGGAAGCCCAAGGTAACCGGATTGAAGAAATCAGATAGGCAGAAGCCAAGTGAAAGACTGGTACGTAAttgctgcatctagttagactggaagccgaccccaacaaagttgatGAAGAtgaattattttctcataaaaaatgATGTATTTTGATCTTCTATCGTCTATGTATACaaggtgtgtcgttcacaatcacattaaatcctaccgcatatacttcatgatattctatggtgaactgtaaaaaaaaatacctaatccattcagtggtttaaccacaggagtcatttttcgtttttataatttacaacatcatgtgtaaagcagagataaagttaggagtatcgaatgttttgatcagttgacagctgtcagttttcaagggagaatttcagttgtttgtaataactGGCTTTTATATGGTgctctaattttcgcacatttttattctatttaatttgtttgaaaaattcatttttttatttttacgtatttatcttttttctttgtgttaatcgacaaatattaaccaatatattaatgcatttcatttaatgtgattatgaacgacacacccgatataaccTATAAGGACCTTAATCGGAATCgtcacagcctttttatagtcTCATTTCTAGGCACAGGGCTCCTCTCACATGATTGATCTCACGTTATTGGAGACTTTATagaatagtccaggtttcctcgagatattttccttcaccttaacCGGAATAAGTTCGAGATAAACCTTATCGTATATGCAATATTTATCAGTTCTTACCCAGTGTTATGCTAATCTAAAATAAAAGGCTTTTCTGATTACAATTGTCCGGTGACGTTTGTTCTTGTACTGTTATCTTTGTCACAAAACCTTGGACTTGACCAATTGGCATAGAAACATAGTtcaatgttatatttatatctgGGGACTGGGAATCTGAGTGTTCAGTCAATGTCATGGTATCTTGATCTATATATCTCAATTTGTGATGCGTATTAAGATGTAGTAGAAAAAGATTGGgtctaaagattattttttaattcataaaatcgTTCACTTTATAATAGGTACACTAGTCATAGTACTCATAATCATACTCATCTATTGCCTATGACTAGTCTACCAACAAGATATTAGAATTCTAGAAacctaaataaaatctttatctgAAAAAATCTGATCTGGCTTCAAAATTTATGTCTTCTTGTGAATATACATtgtttacttaggtattttgtGAGATGAGTTTTAGTTTACTAGTAGTTTAGTTTACTTAGGTTATTATGCCTACAGCTTTCCTAAAACATCTTGATTCTCAAGAGTATTATCAACGTCCGCTGTAATAATCTTCTGTTTTTCAAAGTTAAGCTTTAGTTAACTATTTTGTTATAGATCCTCTTTTGGATCTAAAAACGATAGTTGATTCTTTCCTTTAtctatattttcatttcttaaattatttggATCAAACATAGTtgttgtataatttttattttttgtaaggttgtATTAATACGATTTCTAATCAGCGCTTCTAAATGGTGACACTGTAATCGTAAATCAACTGAAATCTGATAgcaataacaatttttatttcatcaacgtacctatgtacttaaatatttatctatgtaGTGATAATGATAGATTTGTCACACTAAAGGAGTATGACCGGATCAAGGATCGGGTCGGTGTCTAGTGTAATAACTATAAAGCCATGATATAGCTGATTAAGAATATAATTCAGATAGCAATAACTACTGTAAATCAAATGATTATACAAGGAAAGATTTTAgtaaatctataattttaagagatttttataactatttctCTCTAGGTCAAACATATTTCTTGAAACAATATTCCCACTAAAGCGTGTCACGAAGAAATTACACGATTCATCGCTAGGAACATACTTAGATGAGAATGAGAATGAAAAAGCGATAACAGAAACCAATCAATTGAAAAACTTAAGGCCTTTTTAGTACTTACGATAGGTCCAAGAACCCATTATTAAAATGGATATATTTTTTGCAGTGTAGCTCAAagctttttcaataaaacattggTTAGATAAGTTAAATGACATTTATAATCAACTAAAATTCCAGATGCTAGATACTGAGATTGAAGTCTTAACATTCCTCTTTTCACAACTTCCAGGCCTCACCCCCGAGCAGACTCAAGGCTACCTCACCTACACGCCCACCCTCAAGTTCACGCAAGATGGCGACTCGTACACCGTGACCACTATCACGCCCAAGACTAAGAGTGAAGTCACCTTCAAGTCTGGAGTCGAGTTCGATGAGAACAATGCTAATAGACACGTAAGTAGACCTCTTGATTTTAACTCTTCGATGAGATTTTGGGAACTTTGGGAAtcttaacaataaattgatacCCGGTATCTTGTAGAGTATGTGTACCTATAGAGCTATTAAAAAGTAGTACTATTTTTTCTAAGTATACCAAAGGCAGATGTATTACTTTTTTCTGCGGTATAAGGTCTCTATAcctgattgaaaataaatgtatgtatacaAATATGAGTTAATCCAGCTTGTAATCTTTTTTCGGTATCTGCTCAAATCTGGTCAATTCATTATGACTATTTCAATAAACAGCCAAGCCTTTTTCACAGCTTTTGTAATAGTGAAACTTACTTTTCTTGTATATGAATTAGTTTTCACTTGACAGAAATGCATATAACTGCACATAAAGCTGTAATAAAATGTGTTACAATCTACATCATCCACAGTCTCCTTACCTACTAATCTGCCATCATTTACAATCCTGTTTAATAGATATATATATGTTTCTTTCATTCTAGTGCAAGACCACGTACACAGTCGCCGGTGACACCATCACCCAGGTGCAGAAGTACGATGACGGCAACAGCCTGACCATCACCAGGAAGTTCTCTGGCAACGAGATGGTTGTGGTGAGTAGATGCTTCTAAAAatctttactaaaattataaatgcgaaaataactctgcTAATCTGTcgctttttcacgtcaaaatcaccgaaccgatttgaaagagGTTTTTACACAGATAgtcaagaaagaaagaaaataaattttactgcGCAACAATAGACGCATACACACAAAGCCAAATGATATAGAATGGACATGGACAATGAAAATGAttcagttatcgttatagttaaatggtgcgaCTCagagtaattatttaaaaaacaaaatatacgttATTTGTTCTTATGTTTAATCCTTTTTTTGCAGACACTGGCAACCAGCAAATGGGACGGAGTTGCTCGCAGATACTACAAggcctaatttatttattattataataattaagtatttatttatatctctTTACGTTATTTGGACTTAAATATACTCATTTATCTGTACAAATGGCTTTTATTCAAAGGAAATCGTACTAAATTTTTATAAGAATGAACCTTCAGACTTCCCCTCAAGTGTAAGGAATCATCCAGTACTCAGAAGAGATGGTTTAAAATGCAGTTATATTCTGTGCACGCTTCCAAAGTGTGCTGCTCCCAAGAGGATGTAAGGTAGGTAATCAatccgaggacacggtggaccacacagtccaggtgtgccccgcatgggaggggcaccgccgggtcctcgtcgaggctttgggcggcggcgacctctcgcgtccggccctggttcaggccatggtccggggcgagagggaatgggatgccgtcgcctccttctgcgaagcggtcatgctcgagaaggaggaggcggaacgccagagaattcgcacctctcatcccggccgccgcgctggaccaggtagacaccatgggcgccgggtgtcgcgagatgactcccggccaccgtaggcgtgggtctgtgggcggtgagttcgggtggctcatcgtccctctgtctacttagacgacagacccgtgtcgacggcgcgcgttgttccacgcgctcctcaaagagatgtcagcaaccccagcggggcccagcagggccaaggcctgccggggctgcgggttgttcgaaagagataccgcggccctggtacataa encodes the following:
- the LOC110380898 gene encoding fatty acid-binding protein 1; translated protein: MAFFGKEYKFEKQENFEDFVNALGLTPEQTQGYLTYTPTLKFTQDGDSYTVTTITPKTKSEVTFKSGVEFDENNANRHCKTTYTVAGDTITQVQKYDDGNSLTITRKFSGNEMVVTLATSKWDGVARRYYKA